From the Mangifera indica cultivar Alphonso chromosome 10, CATAS_Mindica_2.1, whole genome shotgun sequence genome, one window contains:
- the LOC123227708 gene encoding 26S proteasome non-ATPase regulatory subunit 7 homolog A: protein MDVIKTQQASVRPVEKVIVHPLVLLSIVDNYNRVAKDTRKRVVGVLLGSSFKGTVDVTNSYAVPFEEDDKDPSIWFLDHNYHESMFSMFKRINAKEHVVGWYSTGPKLRENDLDIHGLFNNYVPNPVLVIIDVQPKELGIPTKAYYAIEEVKENATQKSQRVFVHVPSEIAAHEVEEIGVEHLLRDVKDTTISTLATEVTGKLTALKGLDARLREIRSYLDLVIDEKLPLNHEILYHLQNVFNLLPNLNVNELIKAFAVKTNDMMLVIYLSSLIRSVIALHNLINNKMLNKEHEKAEDSKPVAVPSAAGS from the exons ATGGACGTGATTAAAACACAGCAAGCATCGGTTAGACCAGTCGAGAAGGTTATAGTTCATCCACTAGTTCTTCTGAGCATCGTCGATAACTACAACAGAGTCGCTAAAGATACTCGCAAACGTGTCGTCGGCGTTCTTCTCGGCTCGTCTTTTAAAGGAACCGTTGATGTCACTAACAGCTACGCAG TGCCGTTCGAAGAAGATGACAAGGACCCAAGCATTTGGTTTCTTGACCACAATTATCATGAATCAATGTTTTCTATGTTCAAGAGAATAAATG CAAAGGAGCATGTTGTGGGATGGTATAGCACTGGCCCAAAATTGCGGGAAAATGACCTGGATATTCATGGCTTATTTAATAA CTATGTGCCTAATCCTGTCTTAGTCATAATTGATGTCCAACCAAAGGAGCTAGGAATACCTACAAAAGCTTATTATGCCATCGAAGAGGTGAAAGAG AATGCTACTCAGAAAAGCCAGAGGGTGTTTGTGCATGTACCTTCAGAAATTGCAGCTCATGAAGTTGAGGAAATTG GTGTTGAACACTTGCTTAGAGATGTGAAGGATACAACTATTAGCACTCTTGCAACAGAG GTGACTGGTAAACTTACAGCTTTGAAGGGGCTGGATGCCCGACTTCGTGAGATACGGAGTTATCTTGACCTTGTTATTGATGAGAAGCTCCCACTAAATCATGAGATTTTGTATCATTTACAG AATGTATTCAACCTTCTTCCAAACCTTAATGTCAACGAGTTGATCAAGGCTTTTGCAG TGAAAACAAATGATATGATGCTAGTGATTTATCTTTCTTCTCTTATAAGAAGTGTCATTGCTCTACACAACTTGATCAATAACAAG ATGCTCAACAAAGAACATGAGAAAGCAGAAGACTCAAAGCCAGTTGCTGTGCCTTCTGCAGCTGGAAGTTAA
- the LOC123227709 gene encoding uncharacterized protein LOC123227709 — translation MINGKFLISSLSKKMRKDHIFKSPICVVFITISISCLFVVIVSMLRLPEISLERPYSNLINRDVLRNEELGKFAEMMIDMLPEDLAFTIFVPSEKAFERDLRIQVNRDLEGDKMNDTYAILSRILGFSAVPRTLTTLSVASGEEISYDSLSGFTLYISKVSDVMLVVNGVKSERVNLRKGKMVVHIMDGVIMDAEFEQSVLPGNIEDTE, via the coding sequence ATGATTAATGGTAAGTTTTTGATATCCAGTTTATCAAAGAAGATGAGGAAAGACCACATTTTCAAGAGCCCAATTTGTGTTGTATTTATAACAATTTCTATTTCTTGCTTGTTTGTTGTAATTGTATCAATGCTCAGGCTTCCTGAGATATCACTAGAAAGGCCTTACTCCAACCTGATAAACAGAGATGTTCTTAGAAATGAAGAGTTAGGGAAGTTTGCAGAAATGATGATTGATATGCTGCCCGAAGATCTTGCCTTTACCATCTTTGTACCTTCAGAGAAAGCTTTCGAACGTGATTTGAGGATACAAGTAAATCGTGATCTGGAAGGTGACAAGATGAACGATACATACGCAATACTTTCTCGAATATTGGGTTTCTCGGCTGTTCCTAGGACTCTTACTACACTTTCAGTAGCTTCTGGTGAAGAGATCTCATATGATTCATTATCTGGATTTACATTATACATTTCAAAGGTTTCAGATGTAATGCTTGTGGTTAACGGAGTCAAGTCAGAAAGGGTAAATCTCAGGAAAGGGAAGATGGTTGTACATATAATGGATGGGGTCATTATGGATGCTGAGTTTGAACAATCAGTTTTGCCTGGTAACATTGAAGATACAGAGTGA